ATTATCAAGCAACTTCACAAGCTCATTTCTACTTATAAAGTAATAGATAGCGGAGAGTTTGTAGAGCGTGAAATGGTGCTATTAAAAATCTCTTTAAATGAGGATTTCTCAGGGCTTGATGCGGTGCTAAAAAGCGCAAATGGCACAGTAACTAGCTCAAATGAGGATTATATAATAGTAATGGCATGTGATAAGGCTGATCGCATAGAAAACTTTATAAAGGTAATGAAAAAATACAACCCTTCTCAAATCGTG
Above is a genomic segment from Campylobacter magnus containing:
- the ilvN gene encoding acetolactate synthase small subunit; its protein translation is MRRVISVIVLNEHGVLSRIVGLFSGRGYNIESLTVAPVPNSEFSRINIVTIGDEHTIEQIIKQLHKLISTYKVIDSGEFVEREMVLLKISLNEDFSGLDAVLKSANGTVTSSNEDYIIVMACDKADRIENFIKVMKKYNPSQIVRSGSVMMEL